The genomic interval AGAATATGCGGATAAATTAGGTTTTGATGAAGCTTGGATTGGAGAACATCATTTCAATAGTTTTACACTCTGCCCTGCTATCCTTACTCTTATAGGCTATGCGCTTGCACGCACGCAAAATATCAAAGTAGGAAGTGCTGCAATTTTATTACCACATTACCACCCGATTCAACTCTCTGAAGAAATTGCTACATTGGATTTATTGAGCAAGGGGAGATTCCTTTTTGGTTTTGCGCGTGGGGCTTTTCCAATTTTTGATATTTCAATGGGTAACAACCCACAAAACAACCGCAAGATTATGCTAGAAAATGCTAGAATCGTGCATGATTTGCTTTTCAAGGAGCAAGTAAGCTACGAGGGAGAGTTTTGCGATGTCCATAACATCAGTATTCGCCCTCACCCAAAAGGATTGATTCCCTTCTACGTCGCGAGCAATCACGATGAAACCCTCAAAATCTCTGCGCAACGTGGCTATAACTTTTTAGGAGCATTGACACTAGAAGCCAAACGCGCCAAAGAAATTTACAATATTTTTGCAGAAAATGGCGCAAAAGATTTAGAGTTTGTGCTAACGCGGGCAATTTATATTGACGAAGACCGAAGCGTCGCACAAGAAAAGGCACTAATGGGTGTGGATATTTTTACACAATGTATGTTGCGCGCAAACGAATCCAATCCAACCTTTGAAGAAATCATCAAAGCAAGTAATTACGAAGAATTTAGAGCGGAGTTTTTCAATAAAAACAAAATCATGAATTGTATGATTGTTGGCACGCCAAAAGACTGCGTGGAGCAAATTTTAGAATTACGCAAAGAAATTCATTTTAACACGCTTTCTTTGAAACTCCTTTCCTCTCAACTTAAAGATTCGAAAAATATTCTTAGACTTTATAAAGAGTGCGTTGCACCTCATCTCAATGGATTCTAAGCCTAATCCAACTACACTTAAAAATGCTCAAAAGGCACTTTTGAGCTGGTATGCTCTCTATGGTCGTCATCATCTACCTTGGCGCGATAAATTAGCTCCAAATCGTGCCTATCGCGTTTTAATCAGCGAAATAATGTTGCAGCAAACACAAGTAAAAGCAGTGTTAGAACATTTTTATTTTCCTTTTTTAGAATGTTTCCCAAACCTCTGTGCTCTAAGTGCAGCAAATGTTTCAGAAGTATTGCGCGCTTGGCAAGGGCTTGGATACTACTCACGCGCAAGGAATCTGCACAAACTCGCGCAAATTTGTATTGATAATAGCAAGACTTCCACTCTTACTTTTCAAGACATCAATAATCCTTTGCCTTGCGATATTCATCTCTTGCGCAAACTTCCCGGAATCGGAACTTACACCGCAGGAGCGATTGCTTGCTTTGGCTTTGATTTGCCTGTAAGTTTTGTGGATTCCAACATCAAACGCATTCTTTTGCGGCTTTTTGCCTTGCACTCTGCCACCCCCTCTCTTTTAGAATCCAAAGCAAAACTCATTTTAAACCACAAGGAATCCTTCAATCACAATCAAGCCTTGCTAGATTTAGGCGCACTCGTTTGCCTTCCAAAATCTCCCAAATGCAAGGATTGTCCTTTGAGTAATCTTTGCTTAGGAAAAGAGAATTGGCAGGATTTCACACAAAGCAAACCGACAAAAACAATAAAACAAACCTTGCATTTTGGAATTTTTATCCGAGATTCCAACATCGCACTTTCAAAAAGCAAGGAGAAGTTATATTTTGGACTTTATAATTTTCCACAGATTCCACCACATCTTATGCAGACAAGTCAAAAACTTGGAATCTTAAAACATTCTTATACAAAATATCAGCTTACAATAGAAATATATCTTTGTCCTTTTGCAGCTTTAGATTCTTTATCTATCGACTTTGCAAACAAAGATTCTTTGGAGTTTTTTATGCGTAATTCCTTAGAATCCTTGCCTCTGTCTGCTCTAAGTTTAAAAATCCTAAAATTTTTGCATACAAAAGGCTTGTTTTAATAGAAATTTGCTAATATTTGCACTTTGATTAACCCAAAAACAAGGAATCTTTATGCCACTTTTAGATAGTTTCAAAGTAGATCACAAAAAAATGCCAGCACCCGCTGTGCGTCTTGGCAAGGTAATGCACACATCAAAAGGAGATGAAATTTGCGTATTTGACTTACGTTTTTGTAAGCCAAATGTTGAAATACTAAGTGAAAAGGGAATCCATACTTTAGAACATCTTTTTGCAGGTTTTATGCGTGAGCATTTAAATAATGAAAAAGTAGAAATCATTGATATTTCTCCTATGGGCTGTCGCACCGGATTCTATATGAGCCTTATTGGCAAACCAACTCCACAGGAAGTCCGTGATGCGTGGGAAAAAAGTATGCAAGATATTTTACAAGTCAGTGAGATTCCAGAGGCGAATCCACTACAATGCGGCACCTATTTAATGCACTCCCTACAAGAGGCACAAGAAATTGCCAAAAACACATTGGCTAAGGGAATTGGCATTATGGATAACGAAGCTTTAAAACTTAATTTCCAATGACTTTAGAAGAATATTTAAAAGCCATTGAATGCCTCAATCTATGGGCGAAACATTATTATATCTTAGATGACCCCATAGCAAGCGACGAAGAATACGATACGCTTTATCATCAAGTCAAAAATTATGAATCGCAAAACCCTCAAAATATTGCGCCCGATTCTCCTACGCAACGCGTGGGAGACAAGGTGCTAGAATCCTTTAGCAAAGTAGCGCATATCCAAAGAATGTGGAGCTTAGAAGATGTCTTCAATCCTCAAGAATTACAAGATTGGATTGAGCGCGTCTTGCGTGGGGTAAATCACGAGACCTTAAACTTTTCTATTAGTCCTAAATTTGATGGGGCAAGCTTGAATCTCCTTTATGAAAATGGGATTTTAGTAAGTGCTGCGACAAGAGGAGACGCATTTGTAGGAGAAAATGTAACACAAAATGCACGCACGATTCCAAGCATTCCCCTAAAAATAGCCTATAAGGGACGCATTGAGATTCGCGGAGAATGCGTGATTGCCAAAGACGATTTTGAAAAACTCAATCTTGAACGATTACAGCTAAGAGAAAATCTGTTTGCCAATCCACGCAACGCAGCCGCAGGAAGTTTGCGCCAACTAGATTCCAAAATCACTGCAAAGCGAAAATTGCAATTTATCCCTTGGGGTGTGGGTGCTTGTGATTTTAAGGGCTTTATGAGTTCTACAAATATAGATTCTACAAGCCTTGCGCAAGATTCCATAGAATCTAGCCAAGATAGTTTTTTTGCTCTTATGGAAAAAATTTATGCTTTAGGATTCCAAAAATCCCCATTTGTAAAGCTTTGCAAGGATATTCAAGCAATTGAAAAGGCTTATTCTCATCTCATCTCTCAACGTGATTCCTATCCTATCACCTTAGATGGAATGGTGGTGCGCGTAGATTCTATCTCCCTGCAAGAAAAACTTGGATTCACAATTAAAGCCCCTCGTTTTGCCTGTGCCTATAAATTTCCAGCCATTGAAAAAAGAGCAAAAGTCTTAGGAATCACATTACAAGTAGGACGCACGGGTGTAATTACGCCTGTGGCAGAACTTGAACCCATAAGAATTGAGGGAGCAAAAGTTAGTCGTGCGACTTTACATAACTTTGATGAGGTTACAAAAAAGGATATTCAAATCAATGATTTTGTGATTCTTATCCGCAGTGGCGATGTGATTCCAAAAATCATCAAATCTCTACCCGCTTTGCGTGATGGGACACAAACGCCTTGTCCAATTCCGACAAAATGCCCCATTTGCCAGAGTG from Helicobacter ganmani carries:
- a CDS encoding A/G-specific adenine glycosylase, which translates into the protein MHLISMDSKPNPTTLKNAQKALLSWYALYGRHHLPWRDKLAPNRAYRVLISEIMLQQTQVKAVLEHFYFPFLECFPNLCALSAANVSEVLRAWQGLGYYSRARNLHKLAQICIDNSKTSTLTFQDINNPLPCDIHLLRKLPGIGTYTAGAIACFGFDLPVSFVDSNIKRILLRLFALHSATPSLLESKAKLILNHKESFNHNQALLDLGALVCLPKSPKCKDCPLSNLCLGKENWQDFTQSKPTKTIKQTLHFGIFIRDSNIALSKSKEKLYFGLYNFPQIPPHLMQTSQKLGILKHSYTKYQLTIEIYLCPFAALDSLSIDFANKDSLEFFMRNSLESLPLSALSLKILKFLHTKGLF
- a CDS encoding LLM class flavin-dependent oxidoreductase, whose amino-acid sequence is MKSSIFELVENWTNNEVVAISDAIELIEYADKLGFDEAWIGEHHFNSFTLCPAILTLIGYALARTQNIKVGSAAILLPHYHPIQLSEEIATLDLLSKGRFLFGFARGAFPIFDISMGNNPQNNRKIMLENARIVHDLLFKEQVSYEGEFCDVHNISIRPHPKGLIPFYVASNHDETLKISAQRGYNFLGALTLEAKRAKEIYNIFAENGAKDLEFVLTRAIYIDEDRSVAQEKALMGVDIFTQCMLRANESNPTFEEIIKASNYEEFRAEFFNKNKIMNCMIVGTPKDCVEQILELRKEIHFNTLSLKLLSSQLKDSKNILRLYKECVAPHLNGF
- the luxS gene encoding S-ribosylhomocysteine lyase; translated protein: MPLLDSFKVDHKKMPAPAVRLGKVMHTSKGDEICVFDLRFCKPNVEILSEKGIHTLEHLFAGFMREHLNNEKVEIIDISPMGCRTGFYMSLIGKPTPQEVRDAWEKSMQDILQVSEIPEANPLQCGTYLMHSLQEAQEIAKNTLAKGIGIMDNEALKLNFQ
- the ligA gene encoding NAD-dependent DNA ligase LigA; the encoded protein is MTLEEYLKAIECLNLWAKHYYILDDPIASDEEYDTLYHQVKNYESQNPQNIAPDSPTQRVGDKVLESFSKVAHIQRMWSLEDVFNPQELQDWIERVLRGVNHETLNFSISPKFDGASLNLLYENGILVSAATRGDAFVGENVTQNARTIPSIPLKIAYKGRIEIRGECVIAKDDFEKLNLERLQLRENLFANPRNAAAGSLRQLDSKITAKRKLQFIPWGVGACDFKGFMSSTNIDSTSLAQDSIESSQDSFFALMEKIYALGFQKSPFVKLCKDIQAIEKAYSHLISQRDSYPITLDGMVVRVDSISLQEKLGFTIKAPRFACAYKFPAIEKRAKVLGITLQVGRTGVITPVAELEPIRIEGAKVSRATLHNFDEVTKKDIQINDFVILIRSGDVIPKIIKSLPALRDGTQTPCPIPTKCPICQSELLIEEKLIKCQNLSCEARVKNSIIHFASKKALNIDGLGEKIVETLFDTGKIHSIEDLFFLQPRDLKDLEGFKDKKIQNLLNAIAATRGVELWRFINALGIEHIGEGASKKLANSFGIEFYQKTYEDFIALEGFGEEMAASLNEFCRVNIQRLLRLLELISPVCTTQRSAQDSKFSGKTFVITGTLSKAREEYKELLESLGAKVSGSISKKTDFLLCGENAGSKLAKAQELGIKIVSEAEINAMLK